A single Pseudodesulfovibrio aespoeensis Aspo-2 DNA region contains:
- a CDS encoding NUDIX domain-containing protein: MELKKPCPHCSGDVIVYRNPVPTVDVVVFVPGLTGGDDGVVLIERANPPSGWALPGGFVDYGETCEQAAVRECREEIGLDVILTGLLGVYSDPARDPRQHTMSVVYTGLARDIGALRAGDDASLARVFPLGRWPRTAFDHERILADFMARLARPA, translated from the coding sequence GTGGAGCTGAAAAAACCGTGTCCCCATTGCAGCGGCGACGTGATCGTGTACCGCAACCCTGTGCCCACCGTGGATGTGGTCGTCTTCGTACCCGGCCTGACCGGCGGGGATGACGGGGTGGTGCTTATCGAGCGGGCCAACCCGCCGTCGGGCTGGGCGCTGCCCGGCGGGTTCGTGGACTACGGCGAGACCTGCGAGCAGGCCGCCGTGCGCGAATGCCGGGAGGAGATCGGGCTTGACGTGATCCTGACCGGGCTGCTCGGCGTGTATTCCGACCCGGCGCGCGATCCCAGGCAGCATACCATGAGCGTGGTCTACACCGGCCTTGCGCGCGACATCGGCGCGCTCCGGGCGGGCGACGACGCGAGCCTGGCCAGGGTCTTTCCCTTGGGCCGCTGGCCGCGCACCGCCTTTGATCACGAGCGCATCCTGGCCGATTTCATGGCCCGGCTGGCGCGTCCGGCGTAA
- the gmhB gene encoding D-glycero-beta-D-manno-heptose 1,7-bisphosphate 7-phosphatase, whose protein sequence is MAGRYVLLDRDGTIIFDRHYLHDPAGVELLPGAAQGMRRMRELGWGLAVLTNQSGVGRGYYDEASVLACNARMAELLLAQGVRLDGIFFCPHEPEAACGCRKPAPGLMEQAARSLGFDPHESVMIGDKDVDMLLGRAVGAATILVRTGKGGEHEARCRDSADFVADDLLQAADILATLG, encoded by the coding sequence ATGGCCGGACGATACGTTCTGCTTGACCGCGACGGCACCATCATCTTTGACCGGCATTACCTGCACGACCCGGCAGGGGTGGAGCTGCTGCCCGGCGCGGCCCAGGGAATGCGCCGCATGCGCGAGCTGGGCTGGGGGCTGGCCGTGCTCACCAACCAGAGCGGGGTGGGGCGCGGCTACTACGACGAGGCGTCGGTGCTTGCCTGCAACGCGCGCATGGCCGAGCTGCTTCTGGCCCAGGGGGTGCGCCTTGACGGGATATTCTTCTGCCCCCACGAGCCCGAGGCCGCGTGCGGCTGCCGCAAGCCCGCGCCCGGCCTCATGGAGCAGGCGGCCCGGTCGCTTGGTTTTGATCCCCACGAGAGCGTCATGATCGGCGACAAGGATGTGGACATGCTCCTGGGTCGGGCCGTGGGAGCCGCGACCATCCTGGTGCGCACCGGCAAGGGGGGAGAGCACGAGGCCCGGTGCCGCGACAGCGCAGACTTCGTGGCCGACGATCTGTTGCAGGCCGCCGACATTCTCGCCACATTGGGCTGA
- the pdxA gene encoding 4-hydroxythreonine-4-phosphate dehydrogenase PdxA, with protein sequence MLTLCVTMGDPCGLGPELVVRHFAQARRRGDERVLLLGPAAPLHRELKRLDLPAFFEVLENPETIGRQEAGVYLHEPPALIGLEFPPGEPTVQGGLAAGTSLEAAIGLLKAGLAHGLLTCPLNKAMFQAAGFDFPGHTEFLAERLGAGADGVCMHLCGHDPEAGAAFKPDPEGPAPQVLRVSLVTTHPPLRDVPGLVTQERILACLRLTARFVATLGLVGPVAVCGLNPHAGESGRIGSEEDEIIMPAIEAARLEGLDVAGPFPADTLFHFAARGDYPAVLAMYHDQGLAPLKLLHFSQAVNVTLGLPHPRTSPDHGTGYDLVGTGKASVRSFQAALDMVRLLALAKA encoded by the coding sequence ATGCTGACCCTTTGCGTGACCATGGGTGACCCGTGCGGCCTCGGCCCCGAACTGGTGGTCAGGCATTTTGCCCAGGCCCGCAGGCGCGGCGACGAGCGTGTGCTTCTGCTCGGCCCGGCGGCTCCGCTCCATCGCGAATTGAAACGGCTTGATCTGCCTGCATTCTTTGAAGTCCTGGAAAACCCCGAGACCATTGGTCGGCAGGAGGCCGGAGTCTATCTCCACGAGCCGCCCGCGCTCATCGGGCTGGAGTTCCCGCCCGGTGAGCCCACTGTGCAGGGCGGCCTGGCCGCCGGGACGAGCCTGGAGGCGGCCATCGGTCTGCTCAAGGCCGGGCTGGCCCACGGTCTGCTCACCTGCCCCCTGAACAAGGCCATGTTCCAGGCCGCCGGGTTCGACTTCCCCGGACACACGGAATTTCTGGCCGAGCGGCTGGGCGCAGGTGCGGACGGGGTGTGCATGCATTTGTGCGGCCATGATCCGGAAGCGGGTGCCGCCTTTAAGCCCGATCCTGAGGGGCCGGCCCCGCAGGTGCTGCGTGTGAGTCTGGTCACCACCCATCCGCCCCTGCGCGACGTGCCCGGTCTGGTGACGCAGGAGCGCATCCTGGCTTGTCTGCGGCTGACGGCCCGGTTCGTCGCTACCCTGGGCCTTGTCGGGCCGGTGGCCGTATGCGGTCTCAATCCCCACGCGGGCGAGTCCGGGCGCATCGGCAGCGAAGAGGACGAGATCATCATGCCCGCCATCGAGGCGGCGCGGCTGGAGGGGCTCGACGTGGCCGGTCCGTTCCCTGCGGACACCCTCTTCCACTTCGCGGCCAGGGGCGATTATCCGGCGGTGCTGGCCATGTATCACGACCAGGGGCTGGCCCCGCTCAAGCTCCTGCACTTCAGCCAGGCGGTCAACGTCACCCTCGGCCTGCCCCATCCCCGCACCTCGCCCGATCACGGCACGGGCTATGATCTGGTGGGCACGGGCAAGGCGTCCGTCAGGAGCTTCCAGGCCGCTCTGGACATGGTCCGGCTGCTGGCCCTGGCAAAGGCGTGA
- a CDS encoding tetratricopeptide repeat protein, with translation MSSELVKARKKLNSVTTMLKKGKYMTAIQGIHDGLILLLKTPTIKSERDEFEELLKKVTYSLSTDAELRKLYPLVISYEPGKERALLDAMRELLQELQKVLNEEVQDDMQAILGRKRDGLDAGQSLLDQEDWDGAKELFDALVKEFGSDTDLKADIADRYLNAGRFKEAFHMLDDALRDDPNAIHLYNRIGMVLRKMKDYDTAEKYYLKALSLSHSDEYLHYNVGRLYYDWRKWAKMAKAAEAAVSLNPDFAEAVKMLKFARKKMAE, from the coding sequence ATGTCCTCAGAACTGGTCAAAGCTCGAAAAAAACTGAACTCGGTCACCACCATGCTCAAAAAGGGCAAGTACATGACCGCCATCCAGGGGATTCATGACGGCCTCATCCTGCTGCTCAAGACCCCGACCATCAAGTCCGAGCGAGACGAGTTCGAGGAACTCCTGAAAAAGGTCACCTACAGCCTCAGCACCGACGCCGAGCTGCGCAAGCTCTACCCCCTGGTCATCAGCTACGAGCCGGGCAAGGAGCGCGCCCTGCTCGACGCCATGCGCGAACTTTTGCAGGAATTGCAGAAGGTTCTCAACGAAGAGGTCCAGGATGACATGCAGGCCATTCTGGGCAGAAAGCGGGACGGGCTCGACGCGGGCCAGAGCCTCCTGGATCAGGAGGACTGGGACGGGGCCAAGGAGCTTTTCGATGCCCTGGTCAAGGAGTTCGGCAGCGACACGGACCTCAAGGCCGACATCGCCGACCGCTACCTCAACGCGGGCCGGTTCAAGGAAGCCTTTCACATGCTCGACGACGCGTTGCGGGACGACCCCAACGCCATACACCTGTACAACCGAATCGGCATGGTCCTGCGCAAGATGAAGGACTATGACACGGCGGAAAAGTACTATCTCAAGGCCCTCAGCCTGAGCCACAGCGACGAATATCTGCACTACAACGTGGGTCGCCTCTATTACGACTGGCGTAAATGGGCCAAGATGGCCAAGGCCGCCGAGGCCGCGGTCAGCCTCAACCCCGACTTTGCCGAAGCCGTCAAGATGCTCAAATTCGCCAGAAAGAAAATGGCCGAATAG
- a CDS encoding L-threonylcarbamoyladenylate synthase, with the protein MQNLLKAMTAGDVVVYPTETLYALGCDATSEAACEKVMDIKGRSAVKPLPLIIGGVDMLGLVTDDRPAALLELASSFWPGPLSILVKALPELPSCLSDEDGYTSVRWSGHPFASELSRRLRKPIVATSANLSGEVPVALPEDLSPRLVELAGAVYVDPPWPKGGKPSTVIRVLGATRLEVLREGAVSVKKLCDKGFSVTIAAPQ; encoded by the coding sequence GTGCAGAATCTACTCAAGGCCATGACCGCAGGCGACGTGGTCGTCTATCCGACCGAGACGCTCTACGCGCTGGGGTGCGATGCCACCAGCGAGGCCGCCTGCGAGAAGGTCATGGACATCAAGGGGCGCTCCGCGGTCAAGCCGCTGCCGCTGATCATCGGCGGGGTGGACATGCTCGGGCTGGTCACGGACGACAGGCCAGCGGCTCTGCTAGAGCTTGCCAGTTCCTTCTGGCCCGGCCCGCTCTCCATCCTGGTCAAGGCGCTGCCCGAACTGCCGTCCTGTTTGTCCGACGAGGACGGCTACACCTCGGTGCGCTGGAGCGGCCATCCCTTTGCCTCCGAACTTTCGCGCCGACTGCGCAAACCCATCGTGGCCACCAGCGCCAACCTGAGCGGCGAAGTGCCGGTGGCCCTGCCCGAAGACCTCTCCCCCAGGCTCGTCGAGCTGGCGGGCGCAGTCTACGTCGATCCGCCATGGCCCAAGGGCGGCAAGCCGTCCACGGTCATCCGCGTGCTCGGTGCCACCCGGCTCGAAGTGCTGCGCGAGGGCGCGGTGTCCGTCAAGAAGCTCTGCGACAAGGGCTTTTCAGTCACCATCGCCGCCCCTCAATAG
- a CDS encoding FAD-binding protein, which yields MPDTLLTPSGNPDSATRHTATDILVLGSGLAGLRAAWAAREGAPHLRVTVACLKSAPSGSSFTNRNNALGVQLLDTEPRQSAFCHEAIALGRPGFVNKKLVEILASESQDRVREMEALGLRLRRNPDGSLARFPGCGSHDPRAAIFHDLNGAFNQYRIKTDSCGVDFSIGTEILGIVTDAGAARGAWGWDAGESAFTAVRARAVILALGGPAPLFARHQAGGANPGLSLGLLADAGVKTANEPFLQFMWGREDASFLNPASLLAPGHGLRMPDGSRLDAGEALGPTLPKLRALRLAHCPAFHHQPQAALDRLLLHGLHQDGFARVETPNGVIKAGLYAHAGNGGSVVDEHGQTSLPGLFAIGECATGMHGANRLGGAMVLATQVFGRRAGLAAARYAAGADLMDASLFRNWCDESTRQCGAMGNGRRTRQAIGRDLSRYALFGGTPGDRRGLEDFRTRLTGLVRLPDRRTRLAALTALLVSRPTDDPFQYTP from the coding sequence ATGCCAGACACCCTTCTCACGCCTTCGGGCAACCCGGACTCAGCCACCCGCCATACGGCCACGGACATCCTCGTGCTTGGCAGCGGCCTGGCCGGTCTGCGCGCAGCCTGGGCCGCCCGCGAGGGCGCGCCGCACCTGCGGGTGACGGTGGCCTGTCTCAAGAGTGCCCCGTCCGGCTCGTCTTTCACCAACCGCAACAACGCCCTGGGCGTCCAACTGCTCGACACCGAACCCCGCCAGTCTGCCTTTTGCCACGAGGCCATAGCCCTGGGCAGGCCGGGATTCGTCAACAAGAAGCTGGTGGAAATTCTTGCCAGCGAGAGCCAGGACCGGGTCCGCGAGATGGAAGCCCTTGGCCTACGCCTTCGCCGCAACCCGGATGGGTCTCTGGCCCGTTTTCCCGGTTGCGGCAGCCACGATCCACGAGCGGCCATCTTCCATGACCTGAACGGCGCATTCAATCAATACAGAATCAAGACAGATAGTTGCGGTGTCGATTTTTCAATCGGCACCGAAATCCTCGGCATTGTGACGGACGCGGGCGCAGCCAGGGGAGCCTGGGGATGGGACGCTGGCGAAAGCGCGTTCACCGCCGTCCGGGCCAGGGCGGTGATCCTGGCCTTGGGCGGCCCGGCCCCGCTCTTTGCCCGGCATCAGGCAGGCGGGGCCAATCCGGGATTGAGCCTTGGGCTGCTGGCCGACGCCGGGGTAAAAACCGCCAACGAGCCCTTTCTCCAGTTCATGTGGGGGCGCGAGGACGCGTCCTTTCTCAACCCGGCGTCGCTGCTGGCTCCGGGCCACGGGCTGCGGATGCCCGACGGCTCGCGCCTCGACGCCGGGGAGGCCCTTGGCCCGACCCTGCCGAAACTGCGCGCGCTACGCCTTGCCCACTGCCCCGCCTTCCATCACCAGCCCCAGGCCGCCCTGGACCGACTGCTGCTCCACGGGCTGCACCAGGACGGGTTCGCCAGGGTCGAGACCCCGAACGGCGTGATCAAGGCCGGACTCTATGCCCACGCGGGCAACGGCGGGTCCGTGGTGGACGAGCATGGCCAAACCTCGCTGCCCGGCCTGTTCGCCATCGGCGAGTGCGCCACAGGCATGCACGGGGCCAACCGGCTGGGCGGGGCCATGGTCCTGGCCACCCAGGTCTTTGGCCGCAGGGCCGGGCTGGCCGCGGCCCGGTACGCCGCTGGCGCGGACCTCATGGACGCGAGCCTGTTTCGCAATTGGTGCGATGAAAGCACCCGACAATGCGGGGCAATGGGAAATGGCAGGAGGACCAGACAGGCCATTGGCCGCGACCTGAGCCGGTACGCGCTTTTCGGCGGAACGCCCGGCGACAGGCGCGGGCTTGAAGACTTCCGAACCCGGCTGACTGGGCTGGTCCGGTTGCCCGACCGGCGGACCCGGCTCGCGGCCCTGACCGCCCTGCTCGTGTCCAGGCCCACAGACGATCCGTTTCAGTACACTCCCTGA